In Pseudodesulfovibrio hydrargyri, a single window of DNA contains:
- the dnaJ gene encoding molecular chaperone DnaJ, whose amino-acid sequence MSKRDYYEILEVERTATKDEIKTAYRKLAFKYHPDRNQDDPDAESKFKEAAEAYEILGNDEKRQAYDRFGHDGVNGNGFSGFSSNEDIFGAFSDIFGEVFGFSSAGRSNRPRAGSDLRYNLEISFRDAAKGTEVGIKIPVETSCETCGGSGAAPGSTPETCPQCGGSGTVQQSQGFFRISATCPQCRGAGKLITDPCDTCMGRGSVIKDKDLNVRIPAGVDNNSRLRLRGEGEAGVNGGPPGDLYVVIRVIPDDTFERQGQNLIISREISMVEAALGHRLEVPTLDEPVNLDIPSGTQSGEVFRLRGLGLPHLGSSQNGDLLVEIRVKTPSKLNSRQEEILREFAEIEAGKLKNRAKGFFKKAKDKVMGE is encoded by the coding sequence ATGTCCAAACGCGACTATTACGAAATCCTGGAGGTGGAACGCACCGCCACCAAGGATGAGATCAAGACGGCGTACCGGAAGCTGGCCTTCAAGTACCATCCGGACCGGAACCAGGACGATCCCGACGCCGAGTCCAAGTTCAAGGAGGCCGCCGAGGCCTACGAGATTCTGGGCAACGACGAGAAGCGCCAGGCTTACGATCGGTTCGGCCACGACGGCGTGAACGGCAACGGCTTTTCCGGCTTCTCCAGCAACGAGGACATCTTCGGCGCCTTCAGCGACATCTTCGGCGAGGTTTTCGGCTTTTCCTCGGCCGGGCGGTCCAACCGCCCCCGGGCCGGTTCGGATCTGCGCTACAACCTGGAGATTTCCTTCCGGGATGCGGCCAAGGGCACCGAGGTGGGCATCAAGATTCCGGTGGAGACCTCCTGCGAGACCTGTGGAGGCAGCGGGGCGGCTCCGGGCTCCACGCCCGAGACCTGTCCTCAGTGCGGCGGCTCCGGCACCGTGCAGCAGTCCCAGGGTTTTTTCCGTATTTCCGCAACCTGCCCCCAGTGCCGGGGCGCGGGCAAGCTGATCACCGACCCCTGCGACACCTGCATGGGGCGTGGCTCGGTCATCAAGGACAAGGACCTCAACGTCCGCATCCCGGCGGGCGTGGACAACAACTCCCGCCTGCGGCTGCGCGGCGAGGGCGAGGCCGGCGTCAACGGCGGCCCTCCGGGCGATCTCTACGTGGTCATCCGGGTCATCCCGGACGACACCTTCGAGCGCCAGGGTCAGAACCTGATCATCAGCCGGGAAATTTCCATGGTCGAGGCCGCCCTGGGCCACCGCCTTGAGGTGCCCACCCTGGACGAGCCGGTCAACCTGGACATTCCCAGCGGCACCCAGTCCGGCGAGGTCTTCAGGCTGCGCGGCCTGGGCCTGCCCCATCTCGGCTCCAGCCAGAACGGCGACCTGCTTGTGGAAATCCGCGTCAAGACGCCGTCCAAGCTGAATAGCCGCCAGGAGGAGATCCTCAGGGAGTTCGCCGAGATCGAGGCCGGAAAACTCAAGAACAGGGCCAAGGGCTTCTTCAAGAAGGCCAAGGACAAGGTCATGGGAGAGTAG
- the rpoZ gene encoding DNA-directed RNA polymerase subunit omega produces the protein MARITVEDCLAKVSNRFLITQMAIKRVKQYREGYDPLVDTKNKEVVNALREIAAGKVVPDTSDDLHLHSAPTEEA, from the coding sequence ATGGCAAGGATCACCGTAGAAGATTGTCTGGCGAAAGTGAGTAATCGTTTTCTCATCACCCAGATGGCCATCAAGAGGGTCAAGCAGTACCGCGAAGGGTACGATCCCCTGGTCGACACCAAGAACAAGGAAGTGGTCAACGCCCTGCGCGAGATAGCGGCCGGCAAGGTCGTGCCCGACACTTCCGACGACCTCCACCTCCACTCCGCCCCAACCGAGGAAGCCTAA
- a CDS encoding DUF4340 domain-containing protein, whose amino-acid sequence MRRILFLVLIVIAAGLAASAYWYRTTMDEPVTASRWLSYSLDKVKSVDVAAQGEAYTLVAAGNEWETRVPDDSSSVSAGALNGRVRDYLNRLSELIPLLSFEEGDTVALKRHGLGKPGVKLTVRFRDENVPPLEIRFSRDESGRTYGWNSETPGRAYEFGAEVYGQFAQPAAHFLDTKVFHFEEERVYQVQLVQPFGSSWLVKRGGNGFTFVLPGYLKDKTASASELKLYLHALALLRANRLVLEPAEPERGMAALTIKVWAGKAKEPSMVEFFTIEDDPKHYFGRSSGLTVPFLLDAESVSQLVKSAFDVQGRNVFTLDISQVAVIVILNGDRRYVVRHEHSGWRVEGGEKNVPGIDMALWRFTELQFEALPLNNLAATAVKLMHCRLLDGDGDELKAVTFYADPQLPPGQCWMKNGDGMYYPVSSRLLKDLQGMFPGGPAKTE is encoded by the coding sequence TTGAGACGGATATTGTTCCTTGTCCTCATCGTGATTGCGGCCGGTCTGGCCGCCAGCGCGTACTGGTACCGGACCACCATGGATGAGCCGGTCACGGCGTCCCGCTGGCTGTCATATTCCCTGGACAAGGTCAAGTCCGTGGACGTCGCGGCGCAGGGCGAGGCCTATACCCTGGTCGCCGCCGGGAACGAATGGGAGACGCGGGTTCCGGACGACTCGTCGAGCGTATCGGCCGGGGCGCTGAACGGCCGGGTCCGGGATTACCTGAACCGGTTGTCCGAGTTGATCCCGCTGCTCTCGTTCGAGGAGGGCGATACGGTGGCGCTCAAACGGCACGGTCTGGGCAAGCCCGGGGTGAAATTGACCGTGCGGTTCCGGGACGAGAACGTCCCGCCTCTGGAAATCCGGTTCTCCCGGGACGAATCCGGCAGGACGTACGGCTGGAATTCCGAGACGCCGGGGCGGGCCTACGAGTTCGGGGCCGAGGTCTACGGACAGTTCGCCCAGCCCGCCGCCCATTTCCTCGATACCAAGGTATTTCATTTCGAAGAGGAGCGGGTCTACCAGGTGCAGCTCGTCCAACCGTTCGGTTCGAGCTGGCTGGTCAAACGCGGTGGTAACGGATTTACCTTTGTCCTGCCCGGCTATCTCAAGGACAAGACGGCGTCCGCCTCGGAACTCAAGCTCTACCTGCACGCCCTGGCCCTGCTGCGGGCGAACAGGCTGGTGCTGGAGCCAGCGGAGCCGGAGCGGGGCATGGCGGCCCTGACCATCAAGGTCTGGGCCGGGAAGGCCAAGGAGCCGTCCATGGTGGAGTTCTTCACCATCGAGGATGACCCCAAGCATTATTTCGGGCGCTCCTCCGGGCTGACGGTGCCGTTTCTGCTCGATGCGGAGAGCGTCAGCCAACTGGTCAAGAGCGCCTTCGACGTCCAGGGCCGCAACGTGTTCACCCTGGACATCAGCCAGGTGGCCGTCATCGTCATCCTCAACGGCGACCGGCGTTACGTGGTCAGGCACGAGCACTCCGGCTGGCGCGTGGAAGGGGGCGAAAAAAACGTCCCGGGCATTGACATGGCGCTCTGGCGATTTACTGAATTACAGTTTGAGGCGTTGCCCCTGAACAACTTGGCCGCCACTGCTGTGAAGCTCATGCACTGCCGCCTGCTGGACGGCGACGGGGACGAATTGAAGGCGGTAACCTTCTATGCGGATCCGCAGCTGCCGCCGGGGCAGTGTTGGATGAAGAACGGAGACGGCATGTACTACCCCGTCTCCTCGCGGCTGCTCAAGGACCTGCAGGGCATGTTCCCCGGCGGTCCGGCAAAGACGGAATAA
- a CDS encoding tRNA lysidine(34) synthetase: MASWGKLTFAQKKCVTATGKLMQRTDMVSGGARIGLAISGGVDSFLMLKVMTIRQAIMPFPVELMALHVNPGFDPASHAPLVRWCADNGMAAHIELTDFGPRAHSEENRKNSPCFWCAMQRRKRLFELCRDYNLTHLAFGHNADDNVVTFFMNVVQNGRADGLSANEPFFGGKLKVIRPTMLLDKKTVIKAANQWELPIWENVCPSNGYTKRDEIHEWLRTMWKKDKRIKNNIFNAITRQQVDLTSKKV; this comes from the coding sequence ATGGCCTCATGGGGCAAACTTACCTTTGCGCAGAAAAAGTGCGTCACCGCCACCGGCAAGCTCATGCAACGGACCGACATGGTCTCGGGCGGAGCCCGCATCGGCCTGGCCATTTCCGGCGGCGTGGACAGCTTCCTCATGCTCAAGGTCATGACCATCCGGCAGGCGATCATGCCCTTCCCGGTGGAGCTCATGGCCCTGCACGTCAATCCGGGCTTCGATCCCGCCTCCCATGCGCCGCTGGTCCGCTGGTGCGCCGACAACGGCATGGCCGCGCACATCGAACTGACCGACTTCGGGCCGCGCGCCCACTCCGAGGAGAACCGCAAGAACTCGCCGTGCTTCTGGTGCGCCATGCAGCGACGCAAGCGCCTCTTCGAACTATGCCGCGACTACAACCTGACCCACCTCGCCTTCGGGCACAACGCCGACGACAACGTGGTCACTTTCTTCATGAACGTGGTCCAGAACGGACGGGCCGACGGGCTGTCGGCCAACGAGCCGTTCTTTGGCGGCAAGCTCAAGGTCATCCGGCCGACCATGCTCCTGGACAAGAAAACGGTCATCAAGGCGGCCAACCAATGGGAACTGCCCATATGGGAAAACGTCTGTCCTTCGAACGGTTACACGAAACGTGATGAAATACACGAATGGCTCCGGACCATGTGGAAGAAGGATAAACGCATAAAAAACAATATCTTCAACGCCATAACCCGGCAACAAGTCGACTTGACAAGCAAAAAAGTCTAG